A window of Haloarcula marismortui ATCC 43049 genomic DNA:
GTGACTGTCACGCGAGCCACGGCCGAGGGAAGCCCAAGCCGGGAAATCGTCGAGTACGCGAGCCAGCACGGCTGTGACCTCATCGTGATGGGGACCCACGGTCGCGGCGGCATCGACCGCCTGTTGCTGGGCAGCGTCGCCGAACGGGTCGTCCGGTCAGCCCACGTCCCAGTCGTCACCGTTCCGGTGGAGACAGCGATGCAAGACCTCCCGGAGGATGAGCAGCCTGCCGGCGTCCCACAGTGACGTGTCCCCTG
This region includes:
- a CDS encoding universal stress protein; this encodes MYNRILVPTDGSAGSRDILTHAEALATAHDSEIHALYVVDIGRFSTLPHEPTWEGVTDSLHREGEMALDMVERLVADDVTVTRATAEGSPSREIVEYASQHGCDLIVMGTHGRGGIDRLLLGSVAERVVRSAHVPVVTVPVETAMQDLPEDEQPAGVPQ